Proteins from a genomic interval of Erwinia sp. SLM-02:
- the thiD gene encoding bifunctional hydroxymethylpyrimidine kinase/phosphomethylpyrimidine kinase: MKRINALTIAGTDPSGGAGIQADLKAFSALGAYGTSVITALVAQNTQGVQSVYRIEPDFVGAQLDSVLSDVRIDAIKIGMLAESDVVEVVADRLRAATAPWVVLDTVMLAKSGDPLLSERAVATLRERLLPQVSIITPNLPEAAALLDCAMARNEQEMREQGRELLAMGCQAVLMKGGHLSDTESPDWLFTRELEQRFTAPRVNTRHTHGTGCTLSAALAALRPRHDNWVATVQAAKTWLQGALEQADSLEVGQGIGPVHHFHKWW; this comes from the coding sequence ATGAAACGAATTAATGCACTGACCATCGCCGGTACCGATCCCAGCGGCGGAGCGGGTATCCAGGCGGATCTGAAAGCGTTCTCGGCGCTGGGGGCTTACGGCACCAGCGTGATTACGGCGCTGGTTGCGCAGAATACCCAGGGCGTGCAGTCGGTATACCGCATCGAGCCGGATTTCGTCGGTGCGCAGCTGGACTCGGTACTTTCGGATGTCCGTATCGATGCCATCAAGATCGGCATGCTGGCAGAGTCCGACGTGGTGGAGGTGGTGGCCGATCGTCTCAGGGCTGCCACCGCGCCGTGGGTCGTGCTTGATACGGTGATGCTGGCGAAAAGTGGGGATCCGCTGCTCTCCGAACGGGCGGTTGCCACGCTGCGCGAGCGTCTGCTGCCGCAGGTCTCCATTATCACCCCGAATCTGCCGGAGGCCGCCGCGCTGCTGGACTGTGCGATGGCCCGCAACGAGCAGGAAATGCGCGAGCAGGGCAGGGAACTGCTGGCCATGGGATGCCAGGCGGTGCTGATGAAGGGTGGCCACCTCAGCGATACAGAAAGCCCGGACTGGCTGTTCACCCGCGAGCTGGAGCAGCGATTCACCGCGCCGCGCGTGAATACCCGTCATACCCACGGCACGGGCTGCACGCTCTCTGCGGCACTGGCTGCGCTGCGTCCTCGCCACGATAACTGGGTGGCAACCGTGCAGGCGGCGAAAACCTGGCTGCAGGGTGCGCTGGAGCAGGCGGATTCGCTGGAGGTGGGGCAGGGAATTGGTCCGGTGCATCACTTCCACAAATGGTGGTAA
- the thiM gene encoding hydroxyethylthiazole kinase: MIQPIPLSHHDVAHSLALFRQQSPLIHCMTNDVVQTFTANVLLALGASPAMVIDAEEAAQFSAVASALLVNVGTLTRSRSEAMLAAVESANAAGRSWSLDPVAVGALAFRTGFCHQLLSHKPAAIRGNASEIMALAQEAVSGRGVDSQHQSDAAIQAAQKLALQSGAVVAVTGEVDFVTDGQRILSVSGGSPLMTRVVGTGCALSAVVAGFASLPGDRLMHVASACRVVSLAGERAAAIAAGPGSFIPAFLDALYLLTPEELA, translated from the coding sequence ATGATCCAACCCATTCCCCTCAGCCACCACGATGTGGCGCACTCTCTGGCGCTGTTCCGCCAGCAATCCCCCCTTATTCACTGTATGACCAATGATGTGGTGCAGACCTTTACGGCCAACGTGCTGCTGGCGCTGGGGGCTTCCCCGGCAATGGTGATCGATGCCGAAGAGGCCGCACAGTTCAGTGCGGTAGCCAGCGCGCTGCTGGTCAACGTCGGTACGCTAACCCGCTCGCGTAGTGAAGCCATGCTGGCGGCGGTCGAGTCGGCCAATGCTGCCGGGCGCAGCTGGTCGCTGGACCCGGTGGCGGTCGGTGCGTTAGCGTTCCGCACCGGGTTCTGCCATCAGCTGCTGAGCCACAAGCCTGCCGCCATTCGCGGCAACGCCTCAGAGATCATGGCGCTGGCGCAGGAAGCGGTATCCGGTCGCGGTGTGGACTCGCAGCATCAGTCCGATGCCGCGATTCAGGCTGCACAAAAACTTGCTTTGCAGAGCGGGGCGGTGGTCGCGGTGACCGGAGAAGTGGACTTCGTTACCGACGGTCAGCGCATCCTCAGCGTCAGCGGCGGTTCACCTTTGATGACTCGCGTGGTCGGTACCGGCTGTGCGCTGTCGGCGGTGGTGGCTGGCTTTGCCTCGCTGCCCGGCGACCGTTTAATGCACGTTGCCAGCGCCTGCCGCGTGGTATCGCTGGCCGGCGAGCGTGCCGCCGCGATCGCAGCAGGACCGGGGAGTTTTATTCCCGCCTTCCTGGATGCGCTTTATCTACTGACGCCGGAGGAACTGGCATGA
- a CDS encoding glycosyltransferase, which translates to MTDNESLPMLSVVIPVYNVSKYVIKAVDSVINQTIKPYEVIIVDDGSTDGSGELVKNHYSDLEFVKIIRTENQGLGEARNVGTNAATGDYIYYFDSDDLIENNLIENFYKALRLNSDIDIFAFSAESFPDDIVDNNHADSAWLPHYRRGAETVYESGEDAFNELSVKEAFYPNAWLYIYKRQLQVKHGLKFKPIIHEDEEFTPRLFFVAGKIVVTDQVFFLRRVRAGSIMQSARSEKNVIGYLKSIESLESLLSANENEVTKRNLRGRIISNILNIILIKRNSQVIFSDTTLSEYNLILSRNGNFLTKIASLNFFVYRVLNFGFRKFKA; encoded by the coding sequence ATGACCGACAATGAATCATTGCCAATGTTATCAGTAGTAATTCCTGTTTATAATGTCAGTAAATATGTAATAAAAGCAGTTGATTCAGTTATTAACCAAACCATTAAACCCTACGAGGTCATCATTGTTGATGATGGTTCAACAGATGGTTCAGGTGAGCTTGTAAAAAATCACTATTCTGATTTAGAATTTGTTAAAATCATACGTACTGAAAACCAGGGGTTAGGTGAAGCGAGAAATGTCGGCACAAATGCCGCAACTGGCGATTACATCTATTACTTCGATTCGGATGATTTGATTGAAAATAATTTGATTGAGAATTTTTATAAAGCGTTAAGACTAAATTCAGATATTGACATATTTGCGTTTTCAGCTGAATCGTTTCCTGATGATATTGTCGACAACAACCATGCAGATAGTGCATGGCTCCCTCATTATCGTAGAGGGGCTGAAACTGTCTACGAAAGTGGTGAAGACGCTTTTAATGAACTTTCTGTTAAAGAAGCTTTTTATCCTAATGCATGGCTTTACATCTATAAAAGACAATTGCAAGTGAAACACGGATTGAAATTCAAGCCAATTATTCATGAAGATGAAGAGTTTACGCCGCGGCTATTTTTCGTTGCAGGTAAAATTGTTGTAACCGATCAAGTTTTTTTCCTGCGAAGGGTGCGTGCTGGTTCAATCATGCAATCTGCACGTTCTGAGAAAAATGTTATTGGTTATTTGAAAAGTATTGAATCTTTAGAATCTCTACTTTCGGCTAATGAAAATGAAGTGACCAAAAGAAATTTGCGAGGCAGAATTATTAGCAATATCCTTAATATCATTTTGATAAAAAGGAACAGTCAAGTGATATTTAGTGATACTACTCTTAGTGAATATAATTTAATTTTGTCAAGAAATGGAAATTTTCTCACTAAAATTGCATCTCTAAATTTCTTTGTTTATCGTGTTCTGAATTTTGGATTTAGAAAATTCAAAGCTTAG
- a CDS encoding polysaccharide pyruvyl transferase family protein, which produces MNVLKNNLSVIDDVVPHGSKVVYLDIPLHLNVGDLLIYKGTEQFFKERQYKVLARRTDQGSIKYLQENRNLPKDVIILMHGGGNFGDLYPHHQRLREKVVTDFPNHKIVYLPQTVHFKSDDELKKSAEIIRQHKNLTIFCRDTRSQEILKEHFCENVILCPDMAHSLWNVFPKQKKENIKGNTLWMIRKDIEETNLSALEGKPDASKYEDWKDICTNKDRNYVRILLNLEKVNRLLSSGVLPVTALWGSYTDKLVERVNEYFMSYDVVVTSRMHGHILCCLLGVKTKLLDNSYGKNSTYYDAWTQFVPDCELIKL; this is translated from the coding sequence ATGAATGTCTTAAAGAATAATTTATCTGTTATTGATGATGTTGTTCCACATGGAAGCAAAGTTGTTTATTTGGATATTCCTCTCCATTTAAATGTTGGAGACTTATTAATTTACAAGGGTACTGAGCAGTTTTTCAAGGAAAGACAATATAAGGTATTAGCCCGTCGTACCGATCAGGGTAGTATTAAATATCTACAGGAAAACAGAAACCTACCGAAAGATGTTATCATATTAATGCATGGTGGCGGTAACTTTGGTGATTTATATCCGCATCATCAACGCTTAAGAGAAAAAGTGGTCACTGACTTCCCTAATCATAAAATTGTTTATTTACCACAGACTGTACATTTTAAAAGCGATGATGAGTTAAAAAAATCTGCGGAAATTATCCGTCAGCATAAAAACCTGACTATTTTCTGTCGTGATACGCGCAGTCAAGAAATTTTGAAAGAACACTTTTGTGAAAATGTTATCTTATGTCCTGATATGGCCCATTCCTTGTGGAACGTTTTCCCTAAGCAGAAAAAGGAAAATATCAAAGGTAATACATTATGGATGATCAGGAAAGATATAGAAGAAACAAATTTAAGCGCACTTGAAGGCAAACCTGATGCCTCTAAGTATGAAGATTGGAAAGACATCTGCACGAATAAAGATAGAAATTACGTACGCATTCTTCTCAATTTAGAGAAAGTCAACAGACTCTTGTCAAGTGGCGTGCTACCAGTAACAGCTTTATGGGGAAGTTATACCGATAAACTGGTTGAGCGTGTAAATGAGTATTTCATGTCCTATGATGTTGTTGTTACTTCTCGTATGCATGGACATATTTTATGCTGCCTGTTAGGTGTTAAAACCAAGCTGTTAGACAATTCATATGGGAAGAACTCAACGTACTATGATGCTTGGACTCAATTTGTTCCGGATTGTGAGTTAATTAAATTATGA
- a CDS encoding MOP flippase family protein: MSLRDKTVKGAKWSAISTVANIGISFLQITLLAHIIEPHQFGLLTIAMVIIIIADTLSDFGISNSIIQRKNITQIELSTLYWINILIGLSVFSLSFIFSNYIADLLNQPDLQRLIETLAFAFLIIPHGQQFRALLQKELEFSKIGIIETASVVVGFIVTMVSAYIYPFAITAMWGYLSAATVRTILFSYVGRKQYSPTMVFKIKSVASNLKFGLYLTADSLVNQLNSNLATFILSRSLGAVMAGGYNLAFNVAVIPPTRLNPIITRVLFPAFSKIQDDKEKLKDIFYKLLSLVGLLNFPALLGLMVVAENFVVLVFGEKWIFITPILQVLCIVGLLRSIGNPIGSLLMAKARIDISFRFNIFKLFLFAPSIWLGAHFGGGVGAALGFLAVQVLNTFLSYFILVKPVLGSSYRAYITSIWLPMKLTLPMILITYLVGRYLPASLPITAALVLQIITGVLVFLLTLLFSRHVFIIELKRQIFKNQKLRRLLRA, from the coding sequence ATGAGCCTAAGAGATAAAACTGTAAAAGGTGCAAAATGGTCCGCTATTTCTACGGTAGCAAATATCGGCATCAGTTTTTTACAGATAACACTACTGGCTCATATTATAGAGCCACACCAGTTTGGTTTGCTTACCATTGCGATGGTGATAATTATTATTGCTGACACTCTTTCTGATTTTGGTATTTCAAACTCTATAATCCAGAGAAAAAACATTACACAGATAGAGCTGTCTACCTTATATTGGATAAATATACTTATCGGTTTAAGTGTTTTCTCCCTTTCTTTTATTTTTAGCAATTATATTGCAGATTTACTTAATCAGCCCGATCTGCAGCGATTAATTGAGACTCTTGCATTTGCATTTTTGATTATTCCTCATGGGCAACAGTTTAGGGCATTGTTACAAAAGGAATTAGAGTTCTCTAAAATTGGAATCATTGAAACTGCATCTGTAGTAGTCGGATTTATTGTTACAATGGTATCTGCATATATCTATCCATTTGCAATTACAGCAATGTGGGGGTATTTAAGTGCAGCTACAGTTAGAACAATTCTGTTTTCCTATGTAGGGCGTAAGCAATATTCTCCTACGATGGTGTTCAAAATAAAGTCAGTTGCATCAAATTTGAAATTCGGCCTGTATCTGACTGCTGACAGTTTAGTTAACCAACTCAACTCAAATCTTGCAACTTTTATATTATCGCGGAGTCTTGGGGCTGTTATGGCCGGCGGGTATAATTTAGCCTTCAATGTGGCAGTTATTCCTCCTACCAGACTTAATCCAATTATAACTCGCGTATTGTTTCCTGCTTTTTCAAAAATTCAGGATGATAAAGAAAAACTGAAAGATATATTCTATAAACTACTATCTCTTGTCGGGTTGCTTAATTTCCCTGCGTTGTTAGGTTTAATGGTTGTTGCCGAGAATTTTGTAGTTCTTGTTTTTGGCGAAAAATGGATATTTATTACTCCAATTCTTCAGGTTCTTTGCATCGTTGGCTTATTGCGTTCAATAGGTAATCCCATTGGTTCTCTATTGATGGCAAAAGCACGCATAGATATTAGTTTCAGATTTAATATATTTAAATTATTTTTATTTGCCCCATCAATCTGGTTAGGCGCACATTTTGGTGGAGGAGTTGGAGCCGCTTTAGGATTTTTAGCAGTGCAAGTGCTTAACACTTTCTTGAGTTACTTTATCCTGGTTAAGCCAGTTTTGGGTTCAAGTTATCGAGCTTATATTACGAGTATTTGGTTGCCAATGAAATTAACTTTACCAATGATTTTAATAACCTATCTCGTAGGGAGGTATTTGCCGGCAAGTCTACCTATAACTGCTGCTTTAGTGCTGCAGATTATAACTGGCGTGCTGGTGTTCTTATTGACTTTATTATTTAGCCGCCATGTGTTTATAATCGAATTAAAAAGACAAATCTTCAAAAACCAAAAACTTCGTCGACTTTTGAGAGCGTAA
- the wcaJ gene encoding undecaprenyl-phosphate glucose phosphotransferase, protein MTILHHRTRSNANASLISMVQRFSDISIIFLGLYAVALFNYRTFDYKHVLIALIVLVVFQMIGGMTDFYRSWRGVKSSAELILISKNWTLSLLLTLGLSSLFSDFDLSFKIFIQWYLVVVAGFFLCRMGIRVGSGILRKMGYNTRRVAVVGTMPAGINLITSFIDEPWMGFVVVGVYDEKPFEGSGEINYAGDFEKLIDDAREGKLDRIYIAMSMKDEAKIKDIVRRLTDTTCSVLLIPDVFTFNILQSRTEEINGVPVVPLFDTPLNGINMVFKRLEDIIVSSVILLFISLPLVIIACAVKVSSPGPIIFRQIRYGMDGKPIMVWKFRTMSVMENGAKVTQATQNDPRVTKLGKFLRNTSLDELPQFFNVLFGQMSVVGPRPHAVAHNEQYRSLIEGYMLRHKVKPGITGLAQINGFRGETDTLDKMQKRVDFDLIYIRGWSIWLDLKIIFLTFFKGFVNKAAY, encoded by the coding sequence ATGACAATTCTACATCATCGTACACGTTCTAATGCGAATGCCTCATTGATATCAATGGTACAGCGATTTTCTGATATCTCGATAATATTTCTCGGTTTATATGCGGTTGCATTATTCAATTACAGAACTTTCGATTATAAGCACGTGTTAATTGCTCTCATTGTTCTTGTTGTATTCCAAATGATAGGTGGGATGACGGACTTCTATCGTTCTTGGAGGGGCGTTAAATCTTCAGCTGAATTGATATTAATTTCGAAAAACTGGACGTTGAGTTTACTTTTGACTTTAGGTTTAAGTTCTCTATTTAGCGACTTCGACCTGAGTTTCAAAATTTTCATTCAATGGTATTTAGTTGTTGTTGCTGGTTTCTTCCTGTGCCGAATGGGGATCCGCGTGGGCTCCGGTATTCTGCGTAAAATGGGATATAATACTCGCCGGGTTGCCGTTGTTGGAACAATGCCAGCCGGCATTAATCTAATCACCAGCTTTATCGATGAACCTTGGATGGGGTTTGTTGTAGTCGGTGTATATGACGAGAAACCTTTTGAAGGTTCTGGTGAAATAAATTATGCAGGTGATTTTGAGAAACTGATTGATGATGCTCGTGAAGGAAAGTTAGATAGAATTTATATCGCAATGAGCATGAAAGATGAGGCTAAAATCAAAGATATTGTAAGGCGTTTAACTGATACTACCTGTTCTGTTTTACTGATACCTGATGTCTTCACTTTCAACATCCTTCAGTCCCGTACAGAAGAAATTAACGGGGTTCCGGTTGTACCATTGTTTGATACTCCGCTTAACGGTATTAATATGGTCTTTAAGAGATTAGAAGATATTATCGTATCGTCTGTGATATTATTGTTTATTTCTTTGCCACTAGTTATTATTGCCTGCGCCGTTAAAGTAAGTTCTCCAGGGCCAATTATCTTTCGCCAAATTCGCTATGGAATGGATGGTAAACCTATCATGGTCTGGAAATTCCGAACGATGTCAGTCATGGAAAATGGCGCCAAGGTTACTCAGGCAACCCAAAATGATCCTCGTGTAACTAAATTAGGTAAGTTTCTTCGCAATACTTCTCTCGATGAATTACCTCAGTTTTTCAATGTACTTTTTGGGCAGATGTCTGTCGTTGGGCCAAGACCACATGCTGTTGCTCATAATGAGCAGTATCGTTCTTTAATTGAAGGGTATATGCTTCGCCACAAAGTTAAGCCTGGAATTACTGGTCTTGCTCAAATCAATGGTTTTCGGGGCGAGACAGATACATTAGATAAAATGCAGAAACGAGTTGATTTTGACCTTATATACATACGGGGTTGGAGTATTTGGCTTGATTTAAAAATCATTTTCTTAACCTTCTTTAAAGGTTTTGTAAATAAAGCTGCATATTAA